Proteins encoded by one window of Equus przewalskii isolate Varuska chromosome 24, EquPr2, whole genome shotgun sequence:
- the LOC139079124 gene encoding uncharacterized protein, whose translation MGMVKACRREAFSPSFLQLVHLLSQCPECVLCGRGAACRHSHLFIQPECPECVLCGRGAACRHSHLFIQPECPECVLCGRGAACRHSHLFIQPECPECVLCGRGAACRHSHLFIQPECPECVLCGRGAACRRSHLFIQPECPECVLCGRGAACRHSHLFIQPECPECVLCGRGAACRHSHLFIQPECPECTVRAWCWTLGADILIYSFSQSVLSVYCAGVVLRADVLIYSFSQSVLSVYCAGVVLDAGCRRPRGSCGSHYHCGERVTENIVVLVHSEGNVTEQVTEARQFSGQGICGGVRSRCPPPLGAGSSCCGGPAAAVRSCILAVQPSPCALSEHAPRGPPPPQASLLWLWFLLFLLSGSVGLGLSF comes from the coding sequence ATGGGGATGGTGAAGGCATGCAGGAGGGAGGCCTTTTCTCCCTCATTCCTCCAGCTGGTCCATCTGCTCAGCCAGTGTCCTGAGTGTGTACTGTGCGGGCGTGGTGCTGCGTGCAGACATTCTCATCTATTCATTCAGCCAGAGTGTCCTGAGTGTGTACTGTGCGGTCGTGGTGCTGCGTGCAGACATTCTCATCTATTCATTCAGCCAGAGTGTCCTGAGTGTGTACTGTGCGGGCGTGGTGCTGCGTGCAGACATTCTCATCTATTCATTCAGCCAGAGTGTCCTGAGTGTGTACTGTGCGGGCGTGGTGCTGCGTGCAGACATTCTCATCTATTCATTCAGCCAGAGTGTCCTGAGTGTGTTCTGTGCGGGCGTGGTGCTGCGTGCAGACGTTCTCATCTATTCATTCAGCCAGAGTGTCCTGAGTGTGTACTGTGCGGGCGTGGTGCTGCGTGCAGACATTCTCATCTATTCATTCAGCCAGAGTGTCCTGAGTGTGTACTGTGCGGGCGTGGTGCTGCGTGCAGACATTCTCATCTATTCATTCAGCCAGAGTGTCCTGAGTGTACTGTGCGGGCGTGGTGctggaccctgggtgcagacattcTCATCTATTCATTCAGCCAGAGTGTCCTGAGTGTGTACTGTGCGGGCGTGGTGCTGCGTGCAGACGTTCTCATCTATTCATTCAGCCAGAGTGTCCTGAGTGTGTACTGTGCGGGCGTGGTCCTGGACGCTGGGTGCAGACGTCCTCGGGGGAGTTGCGGATCTCACTACCACTGTGGTGAGAGGGTGACAGAGAACATAGTTGTCTTGGTCCATTCAGAGGGTAATGTGACTGAACAAGTCACAGAGGCTCGCCAGTTCTCGGGACAAGGGATCTGTGGAGGGGTTAGAAGCCGCTGCCCCCCGCCCCTGGGTGCGGGAAGCTCCTGCTGCGGCGGCCCGGCAGCTGCTGTGCGGAGCTGCATTCTGGCCGTGCAGCCCAGCCCCTGCGCCCTGAGTGAGCATGCGCCCCGGGGCCCTCCGCCTCCCCAGGCTTCCCTCCTCTGGCTGTggttcctgctcttcctcctctctggatCAGTAGGACTGGGGCTTAGTTTCTGA